In Camelina sativa cultivar DH55 chromosome 16, Cs, whole genome shotgun sequence, a single window of DNA contains:
- the LOC104749605 gene encoding cell differentiation protein RCD1 homolog: MVNLPDHLYEDYNKLKLTSPNSYASSSYASSSSAPPPLPGLTIVPNPTVQMIFQWVYDLHKPNSFESDFALHNLAYQRNNFDFLPRLLWESPGTAYIMLQKIIEVYRHIVGHISLPFSPNLNPHRVYDVLLLFQSMAYHPDTKGHFLKAKMPNYFYSLMDIGVTDKPYEHMRLGALGVIAHMIKASEDGAATRFLMDTSAVSHCVKPIEFGSTDSKTLAVFILHKIMSTDEGLQYCCVLADRFFVIDELLKKLLHHLSYMARPSPALFRLLVGCYSKLSKKPRVRDGLRRYPPTLLFDRTFARLIAEDEVTGNYWRQLVENMENINNEAPKTLLSMK; this comes from the exons ATGGTGAATCTACCAGACCATTTGTATGAGGATTACAATAAACTCAAGTTGACTTCTCCCAACTCATACGCTTCTTCCTCGTATGCTTCTTCGTCCTCAGCTCCTCCTCCTTTACCGGGTCTCACCATCGTTCCTAACCCGACCGTACAGATGATTTTCCAGTGGGTCTATGATCTTCACAAACCGAACTCATTCGAGTCTGATTTTGCCTTGCACAATCTCGCCTAC CAAAGGAACAATTTTGATTTCTTACCGCGTCTGTTGTGGGAATCTCCTGGTACTGCATACATTATGTTGCAG aaaattattgaAGTCTACAGACACATTGTAGGACACATCTCACTTCCATTTTCCCCAAATCTGAATCCACATCGAGTGTACGATGTGTTGCTTTTGTTCCAG AGCATGGCTTATCACCCAGATACAAAAGGCCACTTTCTTAAGG CTAAGATGCCAAACTACTTCTATTCTTTGATGGACATTGGTGTCACCGATAAGCCTTATGAACACATGAGGCTTGGAGCATTGGGTGTCATTGCTCATATGATCAAGGCG TCTGAAGATGGAGCTGCTACTCGTTTCCTTATGGACACAAGTGCTGTTAGTCACTGTGTGAAACCCATTGAGTTTGGCTCTACAGATTCAAAAACT CTTGCTGTATTCATACTACACAAGATAATGTCCACTGATGAGGGGCTTCAGTACTGCTGCGTCTTGGCTGATCGTTTTTTTGTCATTGATGAACTCCTTAAGAAGCTGCTCCACCATCTTTCTTACATGGCTAGACCTTCTCCAGCCTTGTTCCGTCTTCTTGTTGGTTGCTACTCCAAGCTCTCTAAGAAACCCAG GGTTCGTGATGGATTAAGGCGATACCCTCCTACCTTGCTGTTTGACCGCACCTTCGCTCGTTTGATTGCT GAGGATGAAGTCACTGGAAACTATTGGAGGCAGCTGGTTGAGAATATGGAAAACATCAACAATGAAGCACCGAAGACACTGTTGTCAATGAAGTAA
- the LOC104749604 gene encoding F-box protein At2g32560, producing MLLYFLITCLSFFFFAKSLSLPPWASETKTLLSFYFIKNPFMTTLHQTKQDLPPPVLDQMSVLDLPELALDCILDLLPPSELCSMARVCSSLRERCVSDHLWEKHLKAKWGKILGPAAHRQWQCYLSSTDHLVSPHHQTGRLGFAKIISLFRSLSSVFRDDNQRRGYASSLPLDSSMSCYLSLETGRFWFPAQVYNRENGHVGFMLSCYDAELSYDTHTDTFQARYPPHGRRAAAVEKGVTWDRLRAAPIDASPHHLHVSDSLKELRPGDHIEIQWRRNKEFPYGWWYGVVGHLESCDGDLNHCHCHFNEMAVLEFNQYTVGSRWRRTMIMRDHKEEGNEEDGFYGGVRKLNGKEEIAMWKHHWPCSILE from the exons ATGCTTCTCTACTTTCTCATCacttgtctttctttctttttctttgccaAGTCTCTATCCCTTCCTCCATGGGCATCTGAAACCAAAACCTTGCTCTCCTTCTACTTCATCAAGAATCCCTTTATGACCACCCTACATCAGACCAAACAAGATCTACCCCCTCCGGTGCTTGATCAAATGTCTGTCCTTGACCTCCCTGAGCTGGCTCTCGACTGCATTCTCGACCTTCTTCCACCTTCCGAACTCTGCAGCATGGCGAGGGTCTGTAGCTCcttgagagagagatgtgtGAGTGATCATCTCTGGGAGAAACACTTGAAGGCCAAATGGGGCAAAATCCTTGGCCCTGCTGCTCACAGACAGTGGCAATGTTATCTCTCTTCCACAGATCATCTTGTTTCTCCTCATCACCAAACTGGGCGTCTTGGTTTTGCCAAAATCATCTCTTTGTTTCGATCTCTTTCATCCGTCTTCCGAGATGATAACCAAAGGAGGGGATATGCATCTTCTCTGCCACTTGATTCCAGCATGAGCTGTTACCTCTCCCTTGAAACAGGTCGTTTTTGGTTCCCAGCTCAAGTTTACAACCGTgag AACGGGCATGTAGGCTTCATGTTGTCTTGCTATGATGCTGAGCTCAGCTATGATACTCACACTGATACTTTCCAAGCCAG GTATCCACCACATGGTAGACGAGCAGCTGCGGTTGAAAAGGGTGTAACATGGGATAGACTGAGAGCAGCTCCCATTGATGCATCGCCTCATCATCTCCATGTGTCAGATTCGTTAAAAGAGTTGAGGCCTGGAGATCACATCGAGATCCAGTGGAGGAGGAACAAAGAGTTCCCATATG GATGGTGGTATGGTGTTGTTGGCCACTTGGAATCCTGTGATGGAGATCTCAACCATTGTCATTGCCATTTTAATG AGATGGCAGTGTTGGAATTCAACCAGTACACAGTTGGCTCGAGGTGGAGAAGAACGATGATCATGAGAGATCATAAAGAGGAAGGTAACGAAGAAGACGGGTTCTATGGAGGAGTCCGAAAGCTAAATGGTAAAGAAGAGATTGCAATGTGGAAGCATCATTGGCCTTGCTCCATCTTGGAGTAG